The Trypanosoma brucei brucei TREU927 chromosome 2, complete sequence genome has a window encoding:
- a CDS encoding retrotransposon hot spot (RHS) protein, putative (RHS5: pers. comm. Frederic Bringaud, CNRS/BordeauxII University. Belongs to the RHS family. (PMID:12455980)) → MNQNGGSVGDTRNVLNGWLNGAYCPMKRQAGRQNENPSETGEGKSLEEKLYDSTYNAKWSYIIIDDGTQPLGMRMVDGMPNEGLMWKDEEVNVVPEIEETLEQKPERTKGVELLVLTSEMGWPYTDFARGSNSDIFIRREELRVWNFVRSGIELWRAQRVIPGCPYLPRSYVAIGNPGIGKSQNLGSFILYKLLHYDAEELPVVAYFRGVAAYIFEKSGGGGVGRVREYSKEAAITFMKVISSNTRGYVIYDFVKKGEQPPADVAPKWGSILISSPNLRNFDSWQKQRKGAFIVVNCWEMSEMRAFFSRMGPKLFPQATHVELREKWNMYENRVERVGPSLRYVFDEVMYGQELTAVDGELGSIVAGNKYGIYTKVLDNCGEWRDNDASHKLVKIVRIKAREGNSFDTYVCVAHSESIKKRILNVVFSGIAEEWALTTGMMRNASAIGLYFEENAIKYLCSPRVLTCFVNLITKLPANERARRMRTRKSILQHVRDGLLKVRRPKTVPGDINWAESEGAPVELYVPCVPNYPVADAFFIVDDEQAAQASGTTGKKTIVLLQFTVASRHDTKTDEFIHLLQSLLPSAEGGGHQNEATVEQLKEITEMFHWEIIYVQHFESTAMRSEQKCEITQGKAKHRSHQFVEGFWKNNVQQYHVQYEDNIVIKMLAVAAAGRR, encoded by the coding sequence atgaatcaGAACGGCGGTAGTGTAGGAGATACTCGGAATGTTTTAAATGGATGGTTGAATGGTGCGTACTGCCCAATGAAGAGACAAGCCGGCCGACAAAACGAGAACCCATCAGAAACCGGAGAGGGCAAGTCTCTCGAAGAGAAATTATACGATTCCACCTATAAtgcgaaatggagttatATTATTATCGACGATGGAACTCAACCATTGGGAATGAGGATGGTTGATGGAATGCCCAATGAGGGTTTGATGTGGAAGGATGAGGAAGTTAATGTCGTGCCTGAAATTGAGGAAACTCTTGAACAGAAGCCGGAACGCACTAAAGGAGTGGAGCTGTTGGTTCTTACGTCTGAAATGGGTTGGCCATATACAGACTTTGCCCGGGGAAGTAACAGTGACATATTCATTCGCAGAGAAGAGCTCCGTGTATGGAATTTTGTAAGGAGTGGAATTGAATTATGGCGTGCCCAGCGTGTTATACCGGGATGTCCTTATTTACCACGATCATACGTTGCCATTGGTAATCCTGGGATTGGTAAATCTCAGAATTTGGGTTCTTTTATCCTCTACAAGTTATTGCATTATGATGCGGAAGAGTTACCTGTTGTTGCGTACTTCCGTGGTGTAGccgcatatatatttgagaaatcaggtggtggtggcgttggCAGAGTTAGGGAGTACAGTAAAGAAGCGGCTATAACGTTTATGAAGGTTATATCATCTAATACACGTGGTTATGTTATTTATGACTTTGTCAAAAAAGGCGAGCAGCCACCGGCAGATGTGGCTCCAAAATGGGGAAGCATTTTGATCAGTTCACCTAATTTGAGAAATTTTGACAGCTGGCAAAAGCAACGTAAAGGCGcgtttattgttgttaactGCTGGGAAATGAGTGAAATGCGGGCTTTCTTCTCACGTATGGGACCCAAGCTTTTTCCTCAAGCCACGCATGTTGAGTTGAGGGAAAAGTGGAACATGTATGAGAACCGTGTGGAGCGTGTCGGACCTTCACTTCGTTATGTGTTTGACGAAGTAATGTATGGACAGGAGCTTACTGCAGTGGACGGGGAATTGGGGAGTATCGTAGCAGGTAACAAGTACGGAATATATACTAAGGTACTGGACAACTGTGGGGAATGGAGGGACAATGATGCATCACATAAGCTCGTGAAGATCGTTCGTATCAAAGCTCGAGAAGGAAACTCCTTTGACACGTATGTCTGCGTGGCGCATTCTGAAtctataaagaaaagaattttgAATGTAGTGTTTTCCGGCATTGCTGAGGAGTGGGCACTGACAACTGGTATGATGCGGAATGCATCTGCCATCGGGCTTTATTTTGAGGAGAATGCAATTAAATATTTGTGTTCCCCCAGAGTGTTAACTTGCTTCGTAAATCTAATAACGAAACTTCCAGCAAATGAAAGGGCCAGACGCATGAGGACACGCAAAAGCATTTTGCAACACGTAAGGGATGGCCTCCTCAAAGTCCGTCGACCAAAAACAGTGCCAGGTGACATCAACTGGGCTGAGtcggagggggctccggtgGAATTATATGTGCCATGCGTTCCCAACTACCCCGTAGCGGATGCATTCTTTATTGTTGATGACGAGCAGGCTGCACAGGCTTCAGGAACcacaggaaagaaaactattgtgttgttgcagtttaCTGTTGCCAGCAGACATGACACAAAAACCGACGAATTCATTCATTTGCTACAATCCCTCTTGCCAAGTGCGGAGGGGGGTGGTCACCAGAATGAGGCTACCGTTGAGCAGTTGAAGGAAATTACTGAGATGTTTCACTGGGAAATCATTTACGTTCAGCACTTCGAATCCACAGCGATGAGGTCTGAGCAGAAGTGTGAAATTACACAGGGTAAGGCAAAGCACCGCAGTCACCAGTTTGTGGAGGGATTCTGGAAGAACAATGTGCAGCAGTACCATGTGCAGTATGAGGATAACATAGTTATCAAAATGCTTGCGGTGGCTGCTGCGGGCCGAAGGTAA